One genomic segment of Streptomyces niveus includes these proteins:
- a CDS encoding ABC transporter ATP-binding protein, translating into MRLLKRPRPTENVVSDSERELFGGPLRYDTGWSDHEWAPLELGLLSSVRAMPRMVAGTLRLAWRTDRPALVTVGIAEAGQGLTAALSLLVVNSVLGSLLSGGSAADRVSDALPALVVGAVVAVVGALLASWSTSAAGRLEPKVERAANEEYLRAAVRVELEAIEDGEFRRLIDTAQYGPPSARNMIGACVATMNGAISLLAVGGVLTVLHPLLLPMLLLIAAPRGWGAMRVSQRRYLSVMAWVEHLRASRLIAGLLTSRSAAHEVRVHGVGRFLLRHYRNMAESAETEATRLARDKAATELLAAALSGVAALITYGTMAALIMSGRMDLAVAGTAVVAVRSGSASLGSLVVTTNSLHEESLYVRDMERFLAEAGDRSIPYGGRPIPEPTKVITLEDVSFSYPDRETPALTGLSLTIPMGSVVALVGENGSGKSTLVKLLAGLHLPDGGRLAWDGVDIREADRDQIFDRVSLLTQDFERWPVTARTNIEIGRPDAAEGDLDAAARYSGADRIAETLPKGFHTLLARVFRGASELSGGQWQKFGLARAHYRDAQVIVVDEPTSALDPESEIEAFDRIRGLAGERRAVVLVTHRMSGVRHADLIYVLHEGRLVEQGDHESLLAAEGRYASMFHMQAEQYGHGARAGNGAVPRQAGATARDGLPVDTSAEETV; encoded by the coding sequence ATGAGGTTACTGAAGCGTCCCAGGCCCACCGAGAACGTGGTGTCGGACAGCGAACGCGAGCTGTTCGGCGGGCCGCTGCGCTACGACACCGGCTGGTCGGACCACGAGTGGGCACCGCTCGAACTCGGCTTGCTGTCCTCGGTGCGCGCGATGCCGAGAATGGTCGCGGGCACCCTGCGGCTCGCCTGGCGGACGGACCGGCCGGCGCTGGTGACCGTCGGCATCGCCGAGGCCGGTCAGGGGCTGACGGCCGCGCTGAGCCTGCTGGTGGTCAACTCCGTGCTCGGCTCCCTCCTCAGTGGCGGGAGCGCCGCCGACCGGGTCTCCGACGCGCTGCCCGCTCTCGTGGTGGGCGCGGTCGTCGCGGTGGTGGGCGCGCTCCTGGCCTCGTGGTCCACGTCCGCGGCCGGGCGCCTGGAGCCGAAGGTCGAACGGGCCGCGAACGAGGAGTACTTGCGCGCCGCCGTCCGGGTGGAGCTGGAGGCGATCGAGGACGGCGAGTTCCGTCGCCTGATCGACACCGCGCAGTACGGCCCGCCGTCGGCACGGAACATGATCGGCGCCTGCGTCGCCACCATGAACGGGGCCATCTCGCTGCTCGCCGTCGGCGGTGTACTGACCGTGCTGCACCCGCTGTTGCTGCCGATGCTCCTGCTGATCGCGGCGCCGCGCGGCTGGGGCGCGATGCGCGTGTCCCAGCGGCGGTATCTGTCGGTGATGGCCTGGGTGGAGCATCTGCGCGCCAGCCGCCTGATCGCCGGACTCCTCACCTCCCGCTCAGCCGCGCACGAGGTGCGCGTGCACGGTGTGGGCCGCTTCCTCCTGCGGCACTACCGCAACATGGCCGAGAGCGCGGAGACCGAGGCGACGCGGCTGGCCAGGGACAAGGCGGCCACCGAACTGCTCGCCGCCGCGCTGTCGGGGGTGGCCGCGCTGATCACGTACGGAACGATGGCCGCGCTCATCATGTCCGGGCGGATGGACCTGGCCGTGGCGGGAACGGCCGTGGTCGCCGTCCGGTCGGGCTCGGCGAGTCTGGGCTCTCTCGTGGTGACCACGAACTCGCTGCACGAGGAGTCCCTGTACGTACGTGACATGGAGAGGTTCCTCGCGGAGGCCGGCGACAGGTCCATTCCGTACGGAGGCCGCCCGATCCCCGAGCCCACGAAGGTGATCACCCTGGAGGACGTCTCCTTCAGCTATCCGGACCGGGAGACGCCCGCGCTCACCGGGTTGTCCCTGACCATTCCGATGGGCTCGGTGGTCGCCCTGGTCGGTGAGAACGGCTCCGGCAAGAGCACGCTCGTGAAGCTGCTCGCCGGACTCCATCTGCCCGACGGCGGGCGGTTGGCCTGGGACGGCGTCGACATCAGGGAGGCGGACCGCGACCAGATCTTCGACCGGGTGTCGCTGCTCACCCAGGATTTCGAGCGCTGGCCGGTGACCGCCCGGACGAACATCGAGATCGGCCGGCCCGACGCCGCCGAGGGCGATCTGGACGCGGCGGCCCGGTACTCGGGTGCGGACCGGATCGCCGAGACTCTGCCGAAGGGGTTCCACACCCTGCTGGCCCGTGTGTTCCGCGGGGCGTCCGAGCTGTCCGGCGGGCAGTGGCAGAAGTTCGGCCTGGCCCGCGCCCACTACCGGGACGCGCAGGTGATCGTCGTGGACGAGCCCACCTCGGCCCTCGATCCGGAGTCGGAGATCGAGGCCTTCGACCGGATCCGGGGGCTGGCCGGTGAACGGCGAGCGGTCGTACTGGTCACGCACCGCATGTCCGGAGTGCGGCACGCGGACCTCATCTACGTGCTGCACGAGGGCAGGCTGGTCGAACAGGGCGATCACGAGAGCCTGTTGGCGGCCGAGGGCAGATACGCCTCGATGTTCCACATGCAGGCGGAGCAGTACGGGCACGGGGCACGCGCAGGGAACGGCGCTGTGCCGCGTCAGGCGGGCGCGACGGCGCGCGACGGCCTGCCCGTGGACACAAGCGCGGAAGAGACCGTGTGA
- a CDS encoding roadblock/LC7 domain-containing protein produces MALEDGLDWLLEDLTGRVEPIRHALVLSNDGLVTGTSSGLAREDAEHLAAVSSGLHSLARGSGRHFNAGKARQTMIEFDDALLFVTAAGDGSCLCVLSEAEADVGQIAYEMTLMVNRVGEHLGIAVRQSGHTAVTDV; encoded by the coding sequence ATGGCGCTGGAAGACGGACTTGACTGGCTTCTGGAGGATCTGACCGGCCGGGTCGAGCCCATACGGCACGCGCTCGTGCTGTCCAACGACGGGCTGGTGACCGGTACGAGTTCCGGTCTGGCGCGCGAGGACGCCGAGCATCTGGCGGCGGTCTCGTCAGGTCTGCACAGCCTCGCCCGGGGTTCCGGTCGGCACTTCAACGCGGGCAAGGCGCGCCAGACCATGATCGAGTTCGACGACGCGCTGCTGTTCGTCACCGCGGCGGGGGACGGCAGTTGTCTCTGCGTGCTGAGCGAGGCGGAAGCCGATGTGGGTCAGATCGCCTACGAGATGACGCTGATGGTCAACCGGGTCGGCGAACATCTCGGCATCGCGGTGCGGCAGTCGGGCCACACGGCGGTCACCGACGTCTGA
- a CDS encoding DUF6397 family protein, producing MSVMEVSETLAAGRAAQELRLKRGEFELATQMGHVRTVGGALSGRRRVPRGEVERLRRAAGFPDALRERVRTVGTAEGAELMDISPGRFTRLARAGYLVPVRVYLNRYRAVVWLYLAEELRAFASSEPGLLAGRMPRSGTRTEPRKRTGGRARSGCGSETDAVRDAEAAEAAGAMAPGQEDCRPRNWRGRRIGLLLHESDDRWERAAIVGSVLDPVQLAELVPDPYERACLNRLRPNLAPGRPASEAGREAMGRLLTADDPDEISWHRSSLTALLTDARRDRQAPRPSGTAPAPAPTPEPASASESARTPDSARAAESVRSSESVRATGSAGTCEPVPHAGGRGRPLLTRLRARRVRGREVAVPLVGSADR from the coding sequence ATGTCTGTCATGGAAGTGTCGGAGACACTCGCGGCCGGCCGAGCGGCCCAGGAACTGCGCCTGAAGCGGGGCGAGTTCGAGCTGGCGACGCAGATGGGGCATGTCCGTACGGTCGGCGGGGCCCTGAGTGGCCGCCGCCGGGTGCCGCGCGGCGAGGTCGAGCGGCTGCGGAGGGCGGCGGGTTTCCCCGACGCGCTGCGCGAGCGTGTACGGACGGTGGGCACGGCCGAGGGGGCGGAGCTGATGGACATCAGCCCCGGCCGGTTCACCCGGCTCGCGCGTGCGGGGTATCTGGTGCCGGTGCGCGTCTATCTGAATCGCTATCGAGCGGTTGTCTGGCTGTATCTCGCCGAGGAGCTACGGGCGTTCGCGAGCAGTGAACCGGGCTTGCTGGCGGGCCGGATGCCGCGATCAGGGACGCGTACGGAGCCACGGAAGCGGACCGGCGGCCGTGCCCGTTCCGGCTGCGGCTCAGAGACGGACGCGGTGCGTGACGCCGAGGCGGCGGAAGCGGCCGGGGCGATGGCTCCGGGGCAGGAGGACTGTCGTCCGCGCAACTGGCGTGGTCGCCGTATCGGTCTTCTGCTGCACGAGAGCGACGACCGGTGGGAGCGTGCGGCGATCGTCGGTTCCGTGCTCGATCCCGTCCAACTGGCCGAGCTGGTACCGGATCCGTACGAGCGCGCCTGTCTGAACCGGTTGCGGCCGAATCTCGCGCCGGGCCGTCCCGCGTCGGAGGCGGGGCGCGAGGCCATGGGGCGGTTGCTGACCGCCGACGATCCGGACGAGATCAGCTGGCACCGCTCCAGCCTGACCGCGCTGCTGACCGACGCCCGACGGGACCGGCAGGCGCCGCGCCCGAGCGGCACGGCTCCCGCGCCGGCACCCACACCGGAACCGGCGTCCGCGTCGGAGTCGGCGCGGACACCCGACTCGGCGCGGGCCGCCGAGTCGGTGCGGTCATCCGAGTCGGTACGCGCGACCGGTTCGGCCGGGACGTGCGAACCGGTCCCGCATGCCGGAGGGCGCGGACGTCCGTTGCTGACCCGGCTGCGGGCCAGGAGAGTGCGGGGGCGAGAAGTTGCCGTACCTCTCGTGGGCAGTGCCGATCGTTGA
- a CDS encoding fibronectin type III domain-containing protein, with the protein MRRTPTQVALVTATALTLVACGGGGDDKDSQPPSAPTGLSVQAGSALSAHVMWEAAKDNVAVSGYVVYRGDTKVKDVPPEKLMIDITDLKPSTAYSFSVRAKDAAGNLSPHSEKKPVTTPAVTAEDKEAPAKPTKLRGRHDGSKGAELTWSAPGKGQGITSYDILQGGSKIHSVSGDVTTAKVTGLRPGTDYSFTLQARDAADNTSPASAPVKISTPKGPGDDPDTAPLSFEVARHKSAEDGAYYLDLSWLPPKVDGEVPSYEIHLNGKLTTTLVWGNKAPVGKTTESVFAGKKPGVSYKVKIRAKLPDGEWGSFSPEITMVTGEAKS; encoded by the coding sequence GTGCGACGGACCCCCACCCAGGTCGCGCTCGTTACCGCTACCGCTCTCACTCTCGTCGCCTGCGGCGGCGGTGGTGACGACAAGGACTCACAGCCGCCATCCGCACCGACCGGTCTCAGTGTTCAGGCCGGCAGCGCACTTTCCGCTCACGTCATGTGGGAAGCGGCCAAGGACAACGTCGCGGTCAGTGGCTATGTGGTCTACCGAGGGGACACCAAGGTCAAGGATGTTCCCCCCGAGAAGCTGATGATCGACATCACCGATCTGAAGCCGTCCACCGCCTACTCGTTCTCGGTGCGGGCCAAGGACGCGGCCGGTAACCTCTCGCCGCACAGCGAGAAGAAGCCTGTCACCACGCCAGCGGTGACCGCCGAGGACAAGGAAGCTCCGGCGAAGCCCACGAAACTGCGTGGCAGGCACGACGGTTCGAAGGGCGCCGAACTGACCTGGAGCGCACCGGGCAAGGGCCAGGGCATCACCTCCTACGACATCCTCCAGGGCGGCTCGAAGATCCACAGTGTGAGCGGCGACGTGACCACGGCCAAGGTCACGGGACTTCGCCCCGGCACCGACTACTCGTTCACCCTCCAGGCGCGGGACGCCGCCGACAACACCTCACCGGCCAGCGCCCCCGTGAAGATCAGCACCCCGAAGGGGCCCGGCGACGACCCCGACACGGCGCCCCTCAGCTTCGAGGTCGCACGGCACAAGAGCGCCGAGGACGGTGCCTACTATCTCGATCTGTCCTGGCTGCCTCCGAAGGTCGACGGCGAGGTGCCCTCGTACGAGATCCATCTCAACGGGAAGCTGACCACCACGCTGGTCTGGGGCAACAAGGCACCCGTGGGCAAGACCACCGAGAGCGTCTTCGCGGGCAAGAAGCCCGGCGTCAGCTACAAGGTGAAGATCCGCGCGAAGCTGCCGGACGGGGAGTGGGGCAGCTTCTCCCCAGAAATCACCATGGTCACCGGCGAAGCCAAGTCCTGA
- a CDS encoding GNAT family N-acetyltransferase produces the protein MQTNTLTVRRAVPADASDISGLWLRSFAAALPSVTRPHSEQRVHAWIRDIVLPTQETWVATVEETVVGMMVIEGGEIDQLYLDPDHRGCGIGDRLLNLAKRRRPGGLSLWTFQVNGPARRFYERHGFVPVEKTDGRGNEENEPDVRYSWHPEPGRGGIPGPAKEPDPAAR, from the coding sequence GTGCAGACCAACACGCTTACCGTCCGTCGCGCGGTGCCTGCCGACGCGTCCGACATCTCCGGACTGTGGCTGAGATCGTTCGCGGCCGCCCTCCCGAGTGTCACTCGCCCCCACAGCGAACAGCGGGTACACGCCTGGATCCGCGACATCGTCCTGCCCACCCAGGAGACCTGGGTGGCGACCGTCGAGGAGACGGTGGTCGGCATGATGGTGATCGAGGGCGGGGAGATCGACCAGCTGTACCTCGATCCGGACCATCGGGGCTGCGGTATCGGCGATCGCCTGCTCAACCTGGCGAAGCGGCGGCGGCCGGGCGGACTGTCGCTGTGGACCTTCCAGGTGAACGGGCCCGCACGGCGTTTCTACGAGCGTCACGGCTTCGTCCCCGTGGAGAAGACCGACGGCCGGGGCAACGAGGAGAACGAACCGGACGTGCGCTACAGCTGGCACCCCGAGCCGGGCCGCGGTGGCATCCCCGGCCCCGCCAAGGAGCCTGATCCGGCGGCCCGCTGA
- a CDS encoding acyltransferase family protein, translating into MTAVRNEPGPAARPGRRTELDAIRALVVVGLVFFHSALVFDTEDDFYVKNPETVDATMYLAGFGVVWAMPILFLISGLGSWHSLRKRGPGGFVAERLLRLGVPLVFATLTIVPVPQWLRLRAADPGYHESYWEFLPQFFEVRLSFGDFPFVVRGEHFETGHLWFIVLLLVFSLLLAPLAGRPPGTGGDRVRDGLASAVRRRGVVLLPAVPFAVICALLGLEEAFAGWSRWAYLLFFVCGYVLASDERFRTAVRRDAIPATVAGLALFTLALPAFIAAGEAPDGDVFTVRTAVAILARSLFGLAGWCWLVAILGLLDRHRERRAAPRRTAGDPPVGNLGRMYGYLATAVLPLYVLHQPIVVAVAYGVVGLDTNVLVKYTVISLTSLVLTVVAYDVLVRRTRVTRFLFGMRARA; encoded by the coding sequence ATGACTGCGGTGCGGAACGAACCGGGACCGGCCGCGCGGCCGGGGCGAAGAACCGAACTGGACGCGATCCGGGCCCTGGTGGTCGTCGGATTGGTGTTCTTCCATTCGGCGTTGGTGTTCGACACCGAGGACGACTTCTACGTCAAGAATCCGGAGACGGTCGACGCGACGATGTACCTCGCCGGATTCGGTGTGGTCTGGGCGATGCCGATTCTGTTCCTCATCTCCGGTCTGGGCTCCTGGCATTCACTGCGCAAGCGTGGCCCCGGCGGGTTCGTGGCCGAGCGTCTACTGCGTCTCGGAGTACCCCTGGTCTTCGCGACACTCACGATCGTCCCCGTGCCGCAGTGGCTGCGACTGCGGGCCGCCGATCCCGGCTACCACGAGTCCTATTGGGAGTTCCTGCCCCAATTCTTCGAAGTGCGGCTGTCATTCGGCGACTTTCCTTTCGTGGTGCGGGGCGAGCATTTCGAGACGGGCCATCTCTGGTTCATCGTGCTCCTGTTGGTCTTCTCCCTTCTGCTGGCGCCACTGGCCGGCCGACCGCCCGGCACCGGCGGGGACCGGGTCCGTGACGGGCTCGCGTCCGCCGTGCGGCGCCGGGGCGTGGTGCTGCTGCCCGCGGTGCCGTTCGCGGTGATCTGCGCCCTGCTGGGACTGGAGGAGGCGTTCGCGGGCTGGAGCCGCTGGGCGTATCTGCTCTTCTTCGTCTGCGGCTATGTGCTCGCCTCCGACGAGCGGTTCAGAACCGCTGTGCGGCGCGACGCGATACCGGCCACCGTGGCCGGGCTGGCGCTGTTCACGCTGGCCCTGCCGGCCTTCATCGCCGCCGGGGAGGCGCCGGACGGCGATGTGTTCACGGTTAGGACGGCGGTCGCGATCCTGGCCCGCTCACTGTTCGGGCTCGCCGGGTGGTGCTGGCTGGTCGCGATCCTCGGCCTTCTCGACCGGCACCGCGAACGCCGCGCCGCGCCGCGCCGGACCGCCGGCGATCCGCCGGTCGGCAACCTCGGGCGGATGTACGGCTATCTCGCCACCGCCGTACTGCCGCTCTACGTCCTGCATCAGCCGATCGTCGTCGCGGTCGCCTATGGTGTGGTCGGCCTGGACACGAACGTACTGGTCAAGTACACCGTGATCTCGCTGACTTCACTCGTGCTCACCGTGGTGGCGTACGACGTGCTGGTACGCCGCACGCGCGTGACCCGGTTCCTGTTCGGCATGCGGGCGCGGGCGTAA
- a CDS encoding glycoside hydrolase family 19 protein, with product MALAVFLPASTSAAATSAAACTTGWNASTVYWGGDTASYNGRNWTAKWWTQNERPGTVDVWADNGACGGGPTDPPPAGGFVVSEAQFNQMFPSRNGFYTYNGLKAALSAYPAFATTGSDTIKRQEAAAFLANVSHETGGLVHIVEQNTANYPHYCDSSQWYGCPAGQAAYYGRGPIQLSWNFNYKAAGDALGIDLLGNPWLVQNDAAIAWKTGLWYWNTQNGPGTMTPHNAMVNSRGFGETIRSINGSLECNGGNPGQVQSRIAKYQSFVQILGTTPGGNLSC from the coding sequence ATGGCCCTCGCGGTATTCCTGCCCGCCTCGACCTCGGCGGCAGCCACGTCGGCCGCCGCGTGTACCACCGGATGGAACGCGTCCACCGTCTACTGGGGCGGCGACACCGCCTCCTACAACGGCCGCAATTGGACGGCGAAGTGGTGGACCCAGAACGAGAGACCCGGCACGGTCGACGTCTGGGCCGACAACGGCGCCTGCGGTGGTGGCCCGACCGACCCGCCGCCCGCCGGTGGCTTCGTGGTCAGTGAGGCGCAGTTCAACCAGATGTTCCCGAGCCGCAACGGCTTCTACACCTACAACGGTCTCAAGGCCGCGCTGAGCGCCTACCCGGCCTTCGCGACCACCGGCAGTGACACCATCAAGCGCCAGGAGGCCGCGGCCTTCCTCGCCAACGTCAGCCACGAGACCGGCGGTCTGGTCCATATCGTGGAGCAGAACACGGCCAACTACCCGCACTACTGCGACAGTTCGCAGTGGTACGGCTGTCCGGCCGGCCAGGCGGCGTACTACGGCCGTGGTCCCATCCAGCTCAGCTGGAACTTCAACTACAAGGCCGCGGGCGACGCCCTCGGCATCGACCTGCTGGGCAACCCCTGGCTCGTCCAGAACGACGCGGCCATCGCCTGGAAGACCGGTCTCTGGTACTGGAACACCCAGAACGGCCCCGGCACCATGACCCCGCACAACGCGATGGTCAACAGCCGCGGATTCGGCGAGACCATCCGCAGCATCAACGGCTCGCTGGAGTGCAACGGAGGCAACCCCGGACAGGTCCAGAGCCGGATCGCCAAGTACCAGAGCTTCGTCCAGATCCTCGGCACCACCCCCGGCGGCAACCTCAGCTGCTGA
- a CDS encoding tyrosinase family oxidase copper chaperone translates to MAPAPRQPRGRHDPPVSRAPVPPLLPPPPSSRSRRLFLRAAFALGAIGGTAAALLPVLRADPREAGPPPTEAAGPPAEPAEPIERAELFDEMYGGRHIQGTDAGVRIDGRPLHVMRRADGSYLSVVNHYESFPTALATARAAVDDLGGAQLSLAGPASH, encoded by the coding sequence GTGGCCCCAGCGCCACGCCAGCCGCGCGGGCGCCATGACCCGCCCGTATCGAGGGCACCCGTCCCACCGCTCCTGCCCCCGCCCCCGTCCAGCCGCTCCCGGCGGCTCTTTCTGCGCGCGGCGTTCGCCCTCGGGGCGATCGGCGGTACGGCGGCGGCCCTGCTGCCCGTCCTCCGCGCGGACCCACGCGAAGCGGGCCCCCCGCCCACCGAGGCCGCGGGCCCACCGGCGGAACCGGCCGAACCCATCGAACGGGCCGAGCTGTTCGACGAGATGTACGGCGGCCGGCACATCCAGGGGACGGACGCGGGCGTCCGTATCGACGGCCGGCCGCTGCACGTCATGCGGCGCGCCGACGGCAGCTATCTCAGCGTCGTCAACCACTACGAGTCGTTCCCGACCGCCCTCGCGACCGCCCGCGCGGCGGTCGACGACCTCGGCGGCGCCCAGCTCTCGCTCGCCGGACCGGCATCCCACTGA
- a CDS encoding tyrosinase family protein, which produces MHIRKNQRNLTSAEKKRFVTTVLELKRQGRYDEFVRQHVQYYRTDGDAGLRAAHMAPSFLPWHRKYLLEFERALQRIDPKVTVPYWDWTTDNTPAASLWSEDFLGGDGRSSDGQVTTGAFAYGAGNWTINDGVLERKFLVRAFGRPTSPIALPTKDELAWAMDESVYDAAPWDSTAPRGFRNRLEGWTAGSDRTRWRNHNRVHRWVGGQMLGATAPHDPVFWLHHAFVDLLWDRWQKKHPKATYLPQRRLGGDDPQRGQAISVDEPMPPWRTKPSEMLSHRSLYRYDA; this is translated from the coding sequence GTGCACATCAGAAAGAATCAGCGCAATCTCACCAGCGCGGAGAAGAAGCGCTTCGTCACCACGGTCCTGGAGCTCAAACGCCAGGGCCGCTACGACGAGTTCGTCCGCCAGCATGTCCAGTACTACCGGACCGACGGCGACGCCGGGCTGCGGGCCGCCCACATGGCACCGTCGTTCCTGCCGTGGCACCGCAAGTACCTGCTGGAGTTCGAGCGGGCGCTTCAGCGCATCGACCCCAAGGTGACCGTCCCGTACTGGGACTGGACGACGGACAACACACCCGCCGCGTCCCTCTGGTCCGAGGACTTCCTCGGCGGCGACGGCCGTTCCTCCGACGGGCAGGTCACGACCGGGGCGTTCGCCTACGGGGCGGGCAACTGGACCATCAACGACGGGGTGCTGGAGCGGAAGTTCCTCGTCCGCGCCTTCGGCCGCCCCACCTCACCGATCGCGCTGCCCACCAAGGACGAACTGGCCTGGGCGATGGACGAGTCGGTCTACGACGCCGCGCCCTGGGACTCGACGGCCCCGCGCGGTTTCCGCAATCGCCTCGAAGGCTGGACGGCGGGCAGCGACAGGACGCGATGGCGGAATCACAACCGTGTCCACCGATGGGTGGGCGGCCAGATGCTCGGCGCGACAGCGCCGCACGACCCGGTCTTCTGGCTCCATCACGCCTTCGTCGACCTCCTCTGGGACCGCTGGCAGAAGAAGCACCCGAAGGCGACCTACCTTCCACAGCGGAGACTGGGCGGGGACGATCCGCAACGAGGACAGGCGATCAGCGTGGACGAGCCGATGCCGCCGTGGCGGACGAAGCCGTCGGAGATGCTCAGCCACCGGAGTCTGTACCGGTACGACGCCTGA